One Rosa chinensis cultivar Old Blush chromosome 5, RchiOBHm-V2, whole genome shotgun sequence genomic region harbors:
- the LOC112166810 gene encoding epidermis-specific secreted glycoprotein EP1, with the protein MPSLVCLFLFSLFVCIAQAQVPANQTFKFVNEGEFGPYIVEYDGDYRMLDLFASPHQLAFYNTTPNAFTLALRMGLRRSESLFRWVWEANRGNPVGENATLTFGQDGNLVLADADGRVAWQTNTANKGVVGLRLLSTGNMVLHNSKGDFVWESFDYPTDTLLVGQSLKAGKVSKLVSRASDTENKDGAYSLVMEPKGLVLYYQSKNTPKPLLYYRFTERNFNVKRPIDQVILQCEPTTDEGYAYEITVRYLLNNSQVGGILPVRPKYNSTLTFLRLGIDGNIRLYTYSDKVDWGAWETTFTLFDSDNYWWEGECQLPEKCRGFGLCEDSQCVACPSSKGLLGWSKTCEPQKLPSCDAKSFHYYKLDGVDHFLSKYTSGSATKEDDCGSKCTSDCKCLGYFYNRDSSRCWIAYDLKTLTKVANSTHVAYIKAPN; encoded by the coding sequence ATGCCTTCATTGGTCTGTTTATTCCTCTTCTCACTCTTTGTTTGCATTGCTCAAGCTCAAGTTCCTGCAAATCAAACCTTCAAGTTCGTTAATGAAGGAGAATTCGGCCCTTACATTGTCGAATACGATGGAGACTATCGTATGCTTGATCTCTTTGCCTCACCTCATCAACTTGCCTTCTACAACACCACCCCAAATGCCTTCACCCTCGCTCTACGCATGGGCTTGCGCCGTTCGGAGTCGCTTTTCCGATGGGTTTGGGAGGCCAACCGAGGAAACCCGGTTGGCGAAAATGCCACACTCACTTTTGGGCAGGACGGAAACCTCGTCTTGGCCGATGCTGATGGCCGAGTGGCTTGGCAAACGAACACCGCGAACAAAGGTGTTGTAGGCCTCAGGTTGCTTTCAACCGGAAACATGGTCCTTCACAACTCGAAGGGTGATTTTGTTTGGGAAAGCTTCGACTACCCAACAGACACTTTGTTGGTGGGTCAATCTCTGAAGGCCGGAAAAGTGAGCAAGCTCGTGAGCCGGGCCTCGGACACAGAAAACAAAGATGGGGCATACAGCTTGGTGATGGAGCCGAAAGGATTGGTTTTGTACTACCAGAGCAAGAACACACCGAAGCCGTTACTCTACTACAGATTCACCGAAAGGAACTTCAATGTAAAGCGTCCGATAGATCAAGTGATATTGCAGTGCGAGCCGACCACAGATGAGGGTTATGCTTATGAGATTACTGTGCGGTATCTACTCAACAATTCTCAGGTAGGGGGAATCCTTCCGGTTAGGCCCAAATACAATAGCACATTGACATTCCTGAGGCTCGGAATCGATGGAAATATTAGGCTTTACACTTATAGTGACAAGGTAGACTGGGGTGCTTGGGAGACGACCTTCACTCTTTTCGACTCAGATAACTACTGGTGGGAAGGGGAGTGCCAGTTGCCGGAGAAATGTAGGGGCTTTGGCCTTTGCGAGGACAGCCAATGCGTTGCTTGCCCCTCATCGAAGGGACTATTGGGTTGGAGCAAGACTTGTGAGCCCCAGAAGCTTCCTTCCTGTGATGCAAAGAGCTTCCATTACTACAAACTTGATGGGGTTGATCATTTCTTGAGCAAGTATACCAGTGGATCGGCTACAAAGGAGGACGATTGTGGTAGCAAGTGTACTTCGGATTGCAAGTGTTTGGGTTACTTTTACAATAGGGATTCATCAAGGTGTTGGATAGCTTATGATTTGAAAACCTTGACCAAAGTTGCCAATTCTACTCATGTGGCTTACATCAAGGCACCTAATTAA
- the LOC112166644 gene encoding epidermis-specific secreted glycoprotein EP1 encodes MSSPTFTNPLLSLFLFSIFAFTAQAQVPANETFTLINEGEFGPYVVEYFGDYRMLPQVFSSPFQLGFYNTTPNAFTLALRMGLTRSESLMRWVWEANRGNPVGENATFSLGTDGNLVLANADGRVAWQTNTSNKGVVGFTLLPTGNMVLYDARGNFVWQSFDSPTDTLLVGQSLRASGVSKLVSRASEKENKDGPYSLVLEPKGLLLYYKSSISKKSLLYSQFTNIQQGTLDNVTLNSATDDGFVWDLSLLTSGGNNLYLARPKFNGTLTYLRLGIDGNIKLYTYYGQVDSWEQTFTLFDRDSNFETECQLPERCGSLGVCEDNQCVACPTSNGLSGWSKTCAPEKLTSCKANSFRYYKVEGVDHFLSKYNTGSATKEVDCGKKCSSDCKCLGYFYNRDTSRCLIAYELKTLTKVANSTHVGFIKAPNH; translated from the coding sequence ATGTCTTCCCCTACATTTACAAATCCATTGCTCTCCCTGTTTCTTTTCTCCATCTTTGCTTTCACTGCTCAAGCTCAAGTTCCTGCAAATGAAACTTTCACGCTTATCAATGAGGGAGAATTCGGGCCTTATGTTGTCGAGTATTTCGGAGACTACCGTATGCTGCCTCAGGTCTTCAGCTCCCCTTTTCAGCTTGGTTTCTATAACACCACCCCTAATGCCTTCACTCTTGCTCTTCGTATGGGTTTGACACGTTCGGAGTCACTCATGCGTTGGGTTTGGGAGGCCAACCGTGGAAACCCTGTTGGCGAAAATGCCACTTTCTCTTTGGGGACCGACGGGAACCTCGTCTTGGCCAATGCCGATGGCCGTGTGGCGTGGCAAACCAACACTAGCAACAAAGGTGTAGTAGGTTTCACATTGCTTCCCACCGGCAACATGGTCCTATATGACGCAAGGGGTAACTTTGTTTGGCAGAGTTTTGACTCCCCTACCGACACTTTGTTGGTGGGTCAATCTCTACGAGCTAGCGGAGTAAGCAAGCTTGTGAGCCGGGCGTcggagaaagaaaacaaagatggTCCTTACAGCCTGGTCTTGGAGCCAAAGGGATTGCTTTTGTACTACAAGAGCAGCATCTCCAAAAAGTCACTGCTCTACTCTCAATTCACTAACATTCAGCAGGGAACTTTGGATAATGTGACGTTGAACAGCGCCACTGATGATGGTTTTGTTTGGGACTTATCTTTATTGACCTCGGGTGGAAACAATCTCTATCTAGCTAGACCTAAATTCAATGGCACCTTGACATACCTCAGGCTCGGAATTGATGGAAACATCAAGCTTTACACTTACTACGGCCAGGTAGATTCATGGGAGCAGACCTTCACTCTTTTCGACAGGGACTCAAACTTTGAAACCGAGTGCCAGTTGCCGGAGCGATGCGGGAGCTTGGGCGTTTGCGAGGACAACCAGTGCGTTGCTTGCCCAACGTCTAACGGACTATCGGGTTGGAGCAAGACTTGTGCGCCGGAGAAGCTAACTTCATGCAAGGCAAACAGCTTTCGCTACTACAAGGTTGAAGGTGTAGATCATTTCTTGAGCAAGTATAATACAGGATCAGCTACAAAGGAGGTCGACTGTGGTAAGAAGTGTAGTTCCGACTGCAAGTGTCTGGGCTACTTTTACAACAGGGATACGTCAAGGTGTTTGATAGCTTATGAGTTGAAGACCTTGACCAAAGTTGCAAATTCAACACATGTGGGTTTCATCAAGGCACCAAACCACTAG